The following are encoded in a window of Manihot esculenta cultivar AM560-2 chromosome 8, M.esculenta_v8, whole genome shotgun sequence genomic DNA:
- the LOC110620699 gene encoding NDR1/HIN1-like protein 10, with protein sequence MAASQSDPHQPPKKESGQTSSDGDDPSLPANSPATSYPPMVGYPPPMGYPPAQSGYPPYGQPGYQGYNNGYNNNYPYAQAPPAAYYNHVIYQQQQENQVSGFVRAVVGGLFLLVILMCMSSIIVWLILRPVVPIFRINTFSVSNFSTVSSFSAKWDANVTVENPNTKLKVYFDQVEAYLYYEDDNLLATSFANPFFLETNNKTVMETTLVSNNSDRRQAGVGSWVVEKMVEERKSNKGKLSFNLRFALWTTFKSGTWWARHVNMRVYCESLEVGFVGNTGNGKYTNDDITSECLVFA encoded by the coding sequence ATGGCTGCTTCTCAATCTGATCCACATCAACCACCCAAGAAAGAATCCGGCCAAACCTCCTCCGATGGCGACGACCCTTCTCTACCTGCAAATTCTCCGGCTACGTCTTATCCTCCGATGGTGGGTTACCCTCCTCCTATGGGCTATCCACCGGCGCAATCTGGTTATCCTCCTTATGGCCAGCCTGGTTATCAAGGCTACAACAATGGATACAATAATAATTACCCCTATGCACAAGCACCGCCGGCTGCCTATTACAACCATGTAATATATCAGCAACAACAAGAAAACCAAGTCTCCGGTTTCGTCCGCGCCGTCGTTGGCGGCttatttttattagttattcTTATGTGCATGTCTAGCATCATTGTCTGGCTAATCTTGCGACCTGTAGTTCCCATTTTCCGTATAAATACCTTCAGCGTCTCTAACTTCAGCACCGTCTCCAGCTTCTCAGCTAAGTGGGACGCTAACGTCACAGTCGAGAATCCCAACACAAAACTCAAAGTATATTTTGATCAGGTGGAGGCGTATCTCTACTACGAGGACGATAACCTTCTTGCAACGTCTTTTGCGAATCCATTTTTCTTGGAAACCAACAACAAGACTGTAATGGAAACGACTTTAGTATCGAATAACTCAGATCGCAGACAGGCCGGTGTAGGGAGCTGGGTGGTGGAGAAGATGGTGGAGGAGAGGAAAAGTAACAAGGGGAAGCTGAGTTTTAATCTGAGGTTTGCGCTTTGGACGACGTTCAAATCAGGAACATGGTGGGCAAGGCACGTTAATATGAGAGTTTATTGTGAGAGTTTGGAGGTTGGCTTTGTGGGCAATACGGGTAATGGAAAATATACCAATGATGATATAACTAGTGAATGCTTAGTTTttgcttaa
- the LOC110620712 gene encoding exocyst complex component EXO70A1, producing the protein MGVPQTMVALRERAAFMKESLQKSQTITDSMVAILGSFDHRLSALETAMRPTQIRTHSIRRAHENIDKSLKAAEGILTHFDLTRKAEAKILRGPHEDLESYLEAIDQLRSNVNFFSSNKNFKSSDGFLNHANQLLTKAISKLEEEFRHLLTNYSKPVEPDRLFECLPNSLRPSPGSPRHHGEATGKSGSEHQNKSLETAIYTVPTLIPPRVIPLLHDLSQQMVQAGHQQQLFRMYRDIRASALEDSLRKLGVERLSKDDVQKMQWEVLEAKIGNWIHYMRIAVKLLFAAEKKICDQILDGVDSLRDQCFAEVTVNSVAVLLSFGEAIAKSKRSPEKLFVLLDMYEIMRELHSEIEFLFGTKACIEMRESAMSLTKRLAQTAQETFGDFEEAVEKDATKTAVLDGTVHPLTSYVINYVKFLFDYQTTLKQLFQEFDASDPEAQLASVTTRIMQALQNNLDGKARQYKDPALTQLFLMNNIHYIVRSVRRSEAKDLLGDDWVQIHRRIVQQHANQYKRVSWAKILQCLTVQGGGPGGDSGSGGLSRAMVKDRFKTFNVQFEEAHQRQSQWTVPDSELRESLRLAVAEVLLPAFRSFLKRFGPMIEGGKNPHKYIRYSPEDLDRMLNEFFEGKTWNEQKR; encoded by the exons ATGGGAGTGCCTCAAACCATGGTGGCTCTCCGAGAGAGAGCGGCATTCATGAAGGAGTCGCTTCAAAAGAGCCAGACCATCACCGATAGCATGGTCGCCATTCTCGGTTCCTTCGACCACCGCCTCTCCGCCCTGGAAACCGCCATGCGTCCCACTCAG ATAAGAACGCATTCGATTAGAAGAGCACATGAGAATATCGATAAGTCATTGAAGGCCGCAGAGGGAATTTTAACTCATTTCGACCTCACGCGAAAG GCAGAGGCTAAAATTCTGAGAGGGCCACATGAAGATTTAGAGAGCTACTTAGAAGCAATAGATCAGCTAAGAAGCAATGTCAATTTTTTCAGCagcaataaaaattttaagagtaGTGATGGTTTCCTCAACCATGCCAATCAATTGCTCACAAAGGCTATCTCAAAGCTTGAAGAAGAGTTCAGACATCTACTGACAAACTACAG CAAGCCTGTGGAACCTGATCGTCTCTTTGAATGCCTTCCCAACTCTCTACGACCATCACCAGGATCACCTAGGCACCACGGTGAAGCTACTGGAAAGAGTGGTTCTGAACATCAAAACAAGAGCTTGGAAACTGCCATTTACACGGTTCCAACTCTTATTCCTCCCAGGGTAATACCACTGTTACATGATTTATCACAACAAATGGTTCAAGCTGGCCATCAACAGCAGCTATTTAGAATGTACAG GGACATCCGTGCTTCAGCTCTGGAAGACAGCCTCAGGAAATTAGGCGTTGAAAGACTCAGCAAAGATGATGTGCAGAAAATGCAGTGGGAAGTTCTGGAGGCCAAGATCGGAAATTGGATACATTACATGCGGATTGCT GTCAAATTGCTTTTTGCTGCGGAAAAGAAAATTTGTGATCAAATTCTTGATGGTGTTGATTCTCTTAGGGATCAATGTTTTGCTGAAGTCACAGTAAACAGTGTAGCTGTGCTTCTTAGTTTTGGAGAGGCTATAGCCAAAAGCAAGAGATCACCAGAGAAATTATTTGTTCTGTTAGACATGTATGAGATAATGAGGGAACTTCACTCTGAG ATTGAATTCCTATTTGGCACTAAAGCTTGCATTGAAATGAGGGAATCTGCAATGAGTTTGACAAAGCGGCTTGCTCAGACCGCACAAGAGACATTTGGCGATTTTGAGGAAGCAGTTGAGAAAGATGCTACCAAAACTGCTGTTCTTGATGGAACTGTTCATCCCTTGACCAGCTATGTCATAAACTATGTGAAGTTCCTGTTTGA TTACCAAACAACATTGAAGCAACTTTTTCAAGAGTTTGATGCAAGTGACCCAGAAGCTCAGTTAGCATCTGTAACTACAAGGATTATGCAGGCTCTTCAGAATAACTTAGACGGAAAAGCCAGGCAGTATAAAGATCCTGCACTGACTCAGTTATTTCTTATGAACAACATTCACTATATAGTGAGATCTGTGCGGAG GTCAGAAGCAAAGGATTTGTTGGGAGATGACTGGGTGCAGATCCACCGAAGGATAGTACAACAGCATGCTAATCAGTACAAGAGGGTTTCTTGGGCAAAG ATTCTGCAATGCCTCACTGTTCAGGGTGGTGGTCCTGGAGGTGATTCGGGTTCTGGTGGACTTTCAAGAGCAATGGTGAAAGACAGGTTCAAGACCTTCAATGTTCAATTCGAGGAGGCTCATCAGAGGCAATCTCAGTGGACTGTTCCTGACAGTGAATTGCGAGAGTCTTTGAGGCTTGCTGTTGCTGAAGTCCTCCTGCCTGCTTTCAGATCTTTCTTGAAACGCTTTGG GCCTATGATTGAGGGTGGGAAAAATCCCCATAAGTACATCAGATACTCTCCCGAGGATCTTGATCGTATGCTGAATGAATTCTTTGAGGGTAAGACATGGAATGAACAAAAACGGTAA
- the LOC110620622 gene encoding uncharacterized protein LOC110620622, translated as MAEFPPNLDDGELWLPSDIFLNEVPSKYNPYRLSCMEDLAGHFAALSLLQNHSSSSLSSPPPKPALNSQGLKLAVRDIYASHLPSGYLGFNGGAELGQRLNGYGTGSVLARSEPFYELQAQPQVDSYMETRPRVMQRHRNPLQNRLDPFQGSGFGVRGSGGGIVRESGGTGVFHPRIVNPTTTTPATTDVKRKQGMRSRQEIQATQQRNSVRRVGVNNCHLHPEMGLPQEWTY; from the exons atgGCGGAGTTTCCTCCAAATTTGGACGACGGGGAACTTTGGCTTCCCTCTGATATTTTCCTCAATGAAGTTCCTTCAAAATACAATCCTTATCGCCTCTCTTGCATGGAGGACCTTGCTGGCCATTTCGCTGCTCTTTCTTTGCTCCAAAATCACTCATCTTCATCTCTTTCAAGTCCCCCTCCAAAACCTGCTCTCAACTCCCAG GGGCTTAAACTGGCGGTTCGAGATATATACGCTAGCCATTTGCCATCTGGGTACCTTGGTTTCAATGGCGGTGCTGAGCTTGGTCAAAGACTTAATGGGTACGGCACCGGTTCCGTTTTGGCCCGGTCTGAACCGTTTTACGAGCTTCAAGCCCAGCCACAG GTTGATAGCTACATGGAGACAAGGCCTAGGGTTATGCAGAGGCATCGAAACCCTCTCCAAAATCGGCTGGACCCGTTTCAAGGAAGTGGATTTGGAGTTAGAGGAAGCGGTGGTGGTATTGTGAGAGAATCTGGGGGTACTGGGGTTTTTCATCCTCGCATTGTGAACCCCACAACCACCACTCCTGCTACCACTGATGTAAAAAGGAAGCAAG GTATGAGAAGTAGACAAGAGATTCAGGCAACCCAACAGAGGAATTCAGTGAGAAGGGTAGGGGTCAACAATTGTCATCTTCATCCAGAAATGGGGTTGCCTCAGGAGTGGACTTATTGA